Proteins found in one Megachile rotundata isolate GNS110a chromosome 14, iyMegRotu1, whole genome shotgun sequence genomic segment:
- the LOC143265743 gene encoding uncharacterized protein LOC143265743 isoform X1: MKDTKISRQQVSSCHKNIKFISNSYTSKEEFGREYRKLNYDKAQTIELFLQIFAKLEKAVSEGSVDDFKNLRCLIKYASQMKDELNLKDYYNNPDNPIRNTNLVILACKQNKQEILKYLFDNDSKILNNLFVSNNRNIILPDDEDDECHNAFYYAIRSSNIELLDTLINIWPGNYFNFHSDELDTILSKAYEELKLKYVSLSDKMESFIIDKLINLRFFSNISTQKKSCRCDLNAIKKRIELVLKNINLLKAEYSNTEKVDDKFLFLTKFIAQNIHILKQQLKSTYDRLPWEEIEFYLVSFVSAYTKRQEINLFYFSTLNKKKILSQLNNFGKKLEEEKANIETMDSTKISDLPKLKRDIVISRIIKNNPEFEELYNDYQQIRDIYSLEKLNYYIQLALSTNCSEKQGQLIIVRVLQVIGEYLKNTLESPKLSNTTSELFLLSLPKHTREVVKDLRNSLSHAYSLCTRTEIEKNTDVNFFSDIQNDIKKVGDVVTDILYSNRMKALRIILEKFVGCKTFDEMKEIIEALNNLELNNMSSKHLKMKELVKLEKFVEELNNIVTDKTDYEKELFSKINNIISSTEDKSINTKTDYIQVFATLNAICMTYNDNNINHNTYRTLKFSATKLLEMTGSKIKHLSIEEIAILSMKILQSVKSRIPNSDQDEINRLTCQIFHIVEFQAGNIKSIEKLREKLSKKNPFMPIKEQKKAYSITKKEYNNQLALKLSELKIILNNNDLNGQLIEKSFLHKKKEELLTAIKMLMLDIMSILGSLENYLENNLFSLDDNTPLLIGKCLRNHLAHDNALVDILLFDPSLAVILNAKKLTTENIIKNSRKIGKFMKDDPLKLEDKLNKSLAIITNQEKMFVALEEGKLEDLKDCLKKGADLNARHSNLWTTLHFAAKGPSLEVIKFILNHNLSVNVKNIDGQSPLHIAAAYNRRDIVQFFVKNRDLCIDDKDCNGKTPLHIAAQNGNTDIVNILLKNSADHNIKDVVGFSPLHSAVKNNHINVVQILMKKEVDADDNEVKGGFTSLHIAAENGHLETVNFLLKNGANVNAKNDREGTSLLLAAINGHLEVVNTLILNNADLNVRAVDGYTALLSASEHGHEEIVNILLKYGANANVSAKTYNCTPLHLAAKDGYDGIVKILLKNKANINIASIEGMTALHFAVQNNRLEVVTTLLEHGANSNAKNIDKTTPLHYAAANGHKEIVDLLIKSGAEVNSKGGRNLTPLHAATMNCHTDVVDLLIKHKAEINGQDIEGNIPLHIAVMKNNQDIIDLLIKNKADVNAKNIYGLTPLHTATANCSTDIIDLLIRNKAKVNVTSHDNFTPLLAATISGSVDAISFLIKNGAEVNTVNKFGITLLQVAVVGGHKDAVNALIRNKADVNAFGTGGTALHLAARNGNNQLVQILIKNGANVNVDSRNMKTPLAAAVESNCKEVVETLISNGANVDAANGAALSSAVFFGHKDIIKVLLDNNANIHLSHVKDTTLLHLTATRGETEIVNVLIEKGANINATNNDGITPLHCAVSAGYRDTVELLLLKGANVNANSTEGTPLHSAVAKDGGIDIVKILLNNGADVSIKDLKNRTALELAVAHNQPECVKLLLSKSEKRDINAKGNDNWTVLHIAVQRGDLEMIKCLIEEGSDVNARNTAGSKPIHIAARDGFRYVVEFFLSNGCSIHELGVANQTLLHYAALGNQLEVVKYLISKGADINAQDNNGLSPTHIAALHGHESIIEVLLQNGAIYNIVNLFDVKPVGLAKNTKIVAKLVSTEKLFDAVKRNNTSEVEKCIKVGACINAKHAATKGYNGTALHYAAWKGYDEIVNILLQNKANPNMTGDKGFTPLHYAVKFSHLKVVMVLLSKGTIYNAVSDDGKTPLDFAADKNIIKLLKLVSELFKNVTTNNPRIINELNKIKDINMMKAIMGACNKERQSLIVTAMINKFSKVKELKEVLQEDVSSQIDASTVLAGHENFQLSLNILQRVLEKRKEIFGPDNPATLDIQKKIAVIIYKQGIWEKAANMSDKIFQKQKEMFGFDSEDTLDTRSLYALILHRQGKDKEALDIFEEVYKKQKQILGPNHPDILNTELHMALVLCALEKYEKALELNKIVFEKRKKLSGENDSDTIRAQNNIAMVLMSQGKYDEALKIYQLVFEKKKMIFGINHSDTIRTLQHIASIYHSQKRYKEALRTTQEVLDLQKSLFGENYPDTLHSQYNLATMFVDQGKCINALKICNECVDKARVILGPSHSIVLGLESMIKFINLRYKWEGSDASKIIGYFQREINTAASNGDMQIVRKMLKDGIDINDHDFEGRAPLHFAVSNGHVDIVNLLLENGADVSQVTKKGNTSLHIAASKNYKEIVEILLQHISRDKLLKYVNAKTTGSGATSLHIAAINGSLDIVKSLLTHGATYNIKNNNGETPFDLSYDPNVNYLFTLIDKLFRDTKNGHVDVINVLEILKHDDFLAAVNARDIQGSTLLQVAVSNKHKTIASKLLKMIQQKN, encoded by the coding sequence AtgaaagatacaaaaatatctAGACAACAAGTTAGCTCTTGTCACAAAAACATAAAGTTTATATCGAACTCATATACGTCGAAAGAAGAATTTGGAAGAGAATATAGGAAACTCAACTATGACAAGGCACAAACCATAGAATTATTTCTTCAGATTTTTGCTAAACTTGAAAAAGCAGTATCAGAGGGCAGTGTTGatgactttaaaaatttaaggtgTTTAATTAAATACGCAAGCCAGATGAAAgatgaattaaatttgaaagattattACAATAATCCTGACAATCCTATTAGGAACACTAATCTAGTTATTTTAGCCTGCAAGCAAAATAAACAAGAGATACTAAAGTACTTATTTGATAATGATagtaaaattctaaataacctGTTCGTGAGTAATAATAGAAACATTATATTGCCAGATGATGAAGATGATGAGTGCCATAATGCATTTTATTATGCTATACGTTCCAGTAATATCGAACTCCTTGATACGTTAATTAATATATGGCCaggtaattattttaattttcattcagATGAATTGGATACAATTCTATCAAAAGCTTATGAAGAATTGAAACTGAAGTATGTATCACTGTCAGACAAAATGGAAAGTTTTATCATAGATAAATTAATAAACCTTCGTTTCTTCTCAAATATTTCCACACAGAAAAAAAGTTGTAGGTGTGATCTTAATGCTATCAAGAAACGAATCGAATTggtacttaaaaatattaatttgttaaaagcTGAGTATTCAAACACAGAAAAAGTAGAtgacaagtttttatttttaacaaaatttattgcacaaaatattcatatattaaaaCAGCAGTTGAAATCAACTTATGACAGATTACCTTGGGAAGAAATAGAGTTTTATTTGGTCAGTTTTGTATCTGCTTATACTAAACGACAGGAAAttaatctattttatttttccacattaaataaaaaaaaaatattaagccAATTAAACAATTTTGGAAAGAAGCTTGAAGAGGAAAAAGCTAATATAGAAACAATGGATAGTACTAAAATATCTGATCTCCCAAAATTAAAGCGGGATATAGTTATTTCAAGAATTATTAAGAATAATcctgaatttgaagaattatataATGATTATCAACAAATCAGGGACATCTATTctctagaaaaattaaattactacatACAATTGGCATTATCGACCAATTGTTCAGAAAAGCAAGGACAGTTAATTATTGTAAGAGTTTTACAAGTTATTGGCGAATACTTAAAAAACACTTTAGAATCACCTAAATTATCGAACACTACAAGCGAACTTTTTTTACTGTCATTACCAAAACATACAAGAGAAGTTGTTAAAGATTTACGTAATTCATTATCCCATGCTTACTCACTCTGTACAAgaacagaaattgaaaaaaatacagatgttaattttttttctgatattcaaaatgatataaaaaaagtaGGTGATGTGGTTACTGATATTCTTTATAGCAACAGAATGAAAGCGTTGAGAATTATACTAGAAAAATTTGTTGGCTGTAAAACTTTTGATGAAATGAAAGAAATCATAGAAGCACTAAATAATTTGGAATTGAATAATATGTCTTCAAAAcacttaaaaatgaaagaacttgtgaaacttgagaaattcgtAGAAGAATTAAACAATATTGTAACTGATAAGACAGACTATGAAAAAGAACtatttagtaaaattaataacataatcAGTAGCACTGAAGATAAATCAATAAACACGAAAACTGATTATATTCAAGTATTTGCAACCTTAAATGCTATATGTATGACCTATAATGATAATAACATTAATCACAATACTTATAGAACATTGAAATTTTCTGCTACTAAGTTATTAGAGATGACTGGTTCCAAGATAAAACATCTCAGTATTGAAGAAATTGCTATACTGTCAATGAAAATATTACAGAGTGTTAAATCAAGAATACCAAATAGTGACCAGGATGAAATAAATAGATtaacttgtcaaatttttcatattgtcGAATTTCAAGCAGGTAATATTAAAtcgattgagaaattgagagaaAAGCTAAGTAAAAAGAATCCTTTTATGCCTATTAAAGAACAAAAAAAGGCTTACAGTATAACAAAAAAAGAATACAATAATCAGCTTGCATTAAAATTATCtgaattaaaaatcattttaaacaaCAATGATTTAAATGGTCAATTAATTGAAAAATCTTTTTTACATAAGAAAAAGGAAGAATTGCTAACAGCAATAAAAATGCTTATGCTGGATATAATGTCAATTTTAGGTAGCTTAGAGAATTATTTggagaataatttattttctttggaTGATAATACTCCTTTATTAATTGGAAAATGTTTGCGTAACCATTTAGCACACGATAATGCCTTAGTTGACATATTATTATTTGATCCTTCATTGGCAGTTATTCTGAATGCCAAAAAATTAACTACagaaaatatcataaaaaattCGAGAAAAATTGGCAAGTTTATGAAAGATGATCCCTTGAAATTAGAAGATAAACTCAATAAAAGTTTAGCTATTATTACTAATCAGGAAAAGATGTTTGTTGCATTGGAGGAAGGAAAGTTGGAAGATTTAAAAGACTGTTTAAAAAAAGGAGCAGACCTCAATGCTAGACATTCCAACTTATGGACTACATTACATTTTGCTGCTAAAGGACCTTCTcttgaagttataaaatttattctcaATCATAATTTAAGCGTTAATGTTAAGAATATTGATGGTCAGAGCCCACTGCATATTGCTGCTGCATATAACAGAAGagatattgtacaattttttgtaaaaaatagagATTTATGTATTGATGATAAAGACTGCAATGGCAAAACTCCATTACATATTGCAGCTCAAAATGGTAACACAGACATTGTTAACATTCTGTTAAAAAATAGTGCTGATCATAATATTAAAGATGTAGTTGGCTTTTCACCTTTACACTCTGCGGTAAAAAATAACCATATCAATGTTGTTCAAATTCTGATGAAAAAAGAAGTAGATGCGGATGATAATGAGGTTAAGGGTGGTTTTACTTCGTTACATATAGCTGCAGAAAACGGCCATCTGGAGACAGTTAACTTCTTATTAAAAAATGGAGCGAATGTTAATGCGAAAAATGATAGGGAGGGAACATCATTACTTCTAGCAGCAATAAATGGTCATCTAGAAGTAGtaaatactttaattttaaacaatgctGATCTTAATGTTAGAGCTGTTGATGGTTATACAGCATTACTTTCTGCCTCAGAACATGGTCATGAGGAGATAGTTAACATTCTATTGAAATACGGAGCTAATGCTAATGTTTCCGCTAAAACCTATAATTGCACACCTTTGCACCTTGCCGCAAAAGATGGATATGATGGAATTGTTAAGATTCTACTAAAAAATAAAGCCAATATTAATATTGCTTCCATTGAAGGTATGACTGCACTACACTTTGCAGTACAAAATAATCGTTTAGAAGTAGTTACTACTCTACTTGAACATGGTGCCAACAGTAATGCTAAAAATATAGATAAAACTACACCATTGCATTATGCAGCAGCAAATGGTCATAAGGAAATTGTTGatcttttaataaaaagtgGAGCAGAAGTTAATTCAAAGGGTGGTAGGAACTTGACACCATTGCATGCAGCTACCATGAATTGCCACACAGATGTTGTTGACCTCCTAATAAAACATAAAGCTGAAATTAATGGCCAAGATATTGAGGGTAACATACCATTGCATATAGCTGTTATGAAAAATAATCAAGATATTATTGATctcctaataaaaaataaagctgATGTAAATGCTAAAAACATTTATGGTCTAACACCATTGCATACAGCTACTGCAAACTGTAGTACAGATATTATTGATCTTCTAATAAGAAATAAAGCTAAAGTTAATGTCACATCTCATGACAATTTTACACCATTACTGGCAGCAACCATTTCTGGGTCTGTAGatgcaatttcttttttaataaaaaatggagCCGAAGTTAACACCGTAAATAAATTTGGTATTACATTATTACAAGTAGCTGTTGTAGGTGGTCATAAAGATGCTGTTAACGctttaataagaaataaagcCGACGTTAACGCTTTCGGTACAGGTGGTACTGCATTACATTTGGCTGCAAGAAATGGGAATAATCAACTTGTccaaatattgataaaaaatgGAGCTAACGTTAATGTCGATAGTAGAAATATGAAGACACCATTAGCTGCTGCTGTTGAAAGCAATTGTAAGGAAGTTGTTGAAACTCTAATATCAAATGGAGCTAATGTTGATGCAGCCAATGGTGCAGCTTTATCATCTGCAGTGTTTTTCGGCCATAAGGATATTATAAAAGTTCTGTTAGATAACAATGCTAATATCCACTTAAGTCATGTTAAAGATACTACACTATTACATTTAACTGCTACAAGAGGTGAAACAGAAATAGTGAATGTTTTGATTGAAAAAGGGGCTAATATTAATGCCACTAACAATGATGGCATCACACCATTGCACTGTGCAGTATCAGCAGGTTATAGGGACACTGTTGAACTTTTGTTATTAAAAGGTGCTAATGTCAATGCTAACTCTACTGAAGGTACACCGCTACATAGTGCAGTAGCAAAAGATGGTGGCATAGATAttgttaaaattctattaaataatGGAGCAGATGTCAGTATTAAGGATTTAAAGAATAGAACAGCTTTAGAACTTGCAGTTGCACATAATCAGCCAGAATGTGTGAAACTTTTATTATCAAAAAGTGAGAAAAGAGACATAAATGCTAAGGGTAATGATAACTGGACAGTATTACATATTGCTGTTCAACGGGGTGACTTAGAAATGATAAAATGCCTAATAGAGGAAGGATCTGACGTTAATGCTAGGAATACTGCTGGTTCAAAGCCTATACACATTGCGGCCAGAGATGGTTTTAGGTATGTTGTCGAATTTTTCCTTAGTAATGGCTGTAGTATTCATGAACTTGGCGTAGCTAATCAAACATTATTGCATTACGCTGCACTGGGAAATCAGTTAGAAGTTGTGAAGTACTTAATATCAAAAGGTGCTGACATTAATGCTCAAGATAATAATGGATTATCACCTACGCATATTGCTGCTCTACATGGACATGAAAGTATTATCGAAGTTTTATTGCAAAATGGtgcaatttataatattgttaacTTGTTTGATGTTAAACCGGTAGGTCTggctaaaaatacaaaaattgttgcGAAATTAGTATCAACTGAGAAATTGTTTGATGCTGTAAAACGTAATAACACTTCAGAAGTTGAGAAGTGCATCAAAGTAGGAGCGTGTATAAATGCTAAACATGCTGCAACAAAAGGTTATAACGGAACAGCATTACATTATGCCGCATGGAAAGGTTATGATGAAATTGTCAACATTCTTTTACAGAATAAAGCTAATCCTAATATGACTGGTGACAAAGGTTTTACACCATTGCATTATGCTGTTAAATTTTCTCATTTAAAAGTTGTCATGGTTTTGCTATCTAAGGGTACAATATACAATGCTGTTTCTGACGATGGAAAGACGCCATTAGATTTTGCTGCAGATAAGAATATAATTAAACTACTTAAATTAGTGAGCGAATTGTTCAAAAATGTTACTACTAATAACCCCAGGATTATTAATGAGCTTAACAAAATAAAGGATATTAATATGATGAAAGCGATAATGGGTGCTTGTAACAAGGAGCGCCAAAGTTTAATAGTTACTGCAATGATTAATAAGTTTTCAAAAGTCAAAGAATTGAAAGAGGTATTGCAAGAAGATGTGTCTTCTCAGATTGATGCAAGCACAGTTCTCGCAGGCCATGAAAATTTTCAGctaagtttgaatattttgcaAAGGGTgcttgaaaaaagaaaagaaatatttggACCAGATAATCCTGCTACTTTAGATATTCAGAAAAAGATAGctgtaataatatataaacaaggaatttgggaaaaagcTGCAAATATGAGTGACAAGATTTTTCAGAAACAGAAAGAAATGTTTGGATTCGACAGTGAGGACACCTTAGACACAAGAAGTTTGTATGCTTTAATACTTCATAGACAAGGAAAAGATAAAGAAGCTCTCGATATTTTTGAAGAAgtatataaaaaacaaaaacaaatacTAGGACCAAATCACCCAGATATTTTAAATACCGAGTTGCATATGGCTTTGGTATTATGTGCACTTGAAAAATATGAGAAAGCActagaattaaataaaatagtttttGAAAAGAGGAAAAAATTATCAGGTGAAAATGACTCAGACACTATACGTGCCCAAAATAATATAGCAATGGTACTAATGTCCCAAGGTAAATACGATGAAgctttaaaaatatatcaactagtttttgaaaaaaaaaagatgatTTTCGGTATTAATCATTCTGATACTATAAGAACGTTACAACACATTGCCAGTATATACCACAGTCAAAAGAGATACAAAGAAGCTTTGAGAACTACACAAGAAGTTTTAGATTTGCAAAAAAGCCTTTTTGGAGAAAACTACCCGGATACCTTGCATTCTCAGTACAATCTAGCAACGATGTTTGTTGATCAAGGAAAATGTATCAACGCGCTTAAAATTTGTAACGAATGTGTTGATAAAGCAAGAGTCATTTTAGGTCCAAGTCATTCAATTGTTTTAGGGTTGGAATCAAtgattaaattcattaatttgcgATATAAATGGGAAGGTTCAGATGCATCGAAAATCATTGGGTATTTCCAGAGAGAGATCAACACCGCCGCTAGTAATGGTGATATGCAAATTGTTCGCAAAATGTTAAAAGATGGAATCGATATCAATGATCATGATTTTGAAGGAAGAGCACCGTTGCATTTTGCCGTTAGTAATGGACACGTGGATATTGTAAATCTTTTATTAGAAAACGGAGCCGATGTGTCTCAAGTTACTAAGAAAGGTAACACTTCGTTACACATTGCTGCTTCCAAAAATTACAAGGAGATCGTCGAAATTTTGTTACAACATATAAGTCGTGATAAACTATTGAAGTATGTGAATGCTAAGACAACCGGCAGTGGTGCTACGTCTCTCCACATAGCTGCCATAAATGGCTCTCTGGATATTGTCAAATCTTTGCTCACACATGGCGCAACTTACAACATCAAAAATAACAATGGCGAAACTCCGTTCGATCTTTCCTACGACCCCAACGTCAATTATCTGTTCACACTAATTGATAAGTTGTTCAGGGATACAAAAAACGGTCACGTTGATGTTATTAAcgttttagagattttaaaacACGATGActttttagctgcggtaaacGCTCGCGACATTCAGGGATCCACGCTGCTGCAAGTTGCAGTATCCAACAAACACAAAACTATtgcttccaaattattaaaaatgatacaacAGAAAAATTAA